The DNA region atttacatTTATAGTTATAACAAAGATATTTCAATAGTATTGGTGTTTAAAAAACTTCAACTGACGATTATATAGATCTTTGGCTTTTTTGTACTTACGAGTATCTCTAGTCGACGATGTATTTGAATTCTGTGCTAGCCAATGCAATTAAGTTATAGGTAAGTTATCTCTTGATCTAATAATCTGCGAATTGATCCATCCTGGGTGAGATGGCCgagaatttttatggattttcatagGGCATGCAATATCAATCAAAGACTTGAGAGTATTTAAAAAACTATTGAAATTAGCCTCATCAACAGACTGACCAGAATAGGTGCACTCGATGTCAGAATCAGCGATGAGGGAAAATAAATGGTTCAAGATGCCTTCTGAAATCGTTAGGGAACGAacataccgaagatgcatggatgGTGGATGGTGGAGTTCGAGATCGCGGTCGTGGTTCACATCGACGTCTGGCAATACATATCGAAGATGCTTTCCTTCCAGTCATAGCTCGcaaacgaactgaaaaataaatacgttaccctggtgaatgtcacgtgatttgaagagcTCCAATAAGCGAGCAAGGTACCTCACGGCAACAGCTCGATCgccatataaaatcaaactattttgttctgcgaTCGACATCGCTTTAAACCGCGATGATAAGCGGTGAGGGTGAAAGGGTGAAACATTCTTGGTATGTTCGGTCTCATTAGAATATGAAGGTTAGTTTTGACATCGATGTAACgatcgcgaccgcgacctccaccgctCCATGCTTCTTCGGTATGTACGTACCTTTAGAGTACTTAATGAGAAGGATTCGACGGAATAATAGAATCGCATATTTCGGCATTTCGAAAACAGGGTGTAGAGTAACTGTTCAAAAAACATTTAACCCCGGAGATTCCTTATGCATAAAACCATaagtacaggatgggcaaaattcgttgtctactgagaggatctcgagaattatagcagctagaagaaacaaagaatggtgaaaaccgcagcctcctacgatacttcgtttttgagtttgaaatttcgtaaagttctcataacttttttgtctttgaagtgaCAAAtcagaaacttgaaccttctacaggaacttttttacgtaaaatccactgatgagctcaaaatatttgtttcatttcgaatcattaggtgaactttcattttttttaaatgcaaacttttattgaatttgattttttttattggaaaaatctttcatcagtagattctacgtatgaaagtgcctaagaaggttcaagtttcagatctttaacttcaaagacaaaaaagttatgagaacttttcggaatcgtcaaaatctcaatttttgtttataactcgaaatctaaaaatgatacgcccattctgttttcagatttggattagtcatgaaaaaagtgttcgagaatgtgccatccgttttcttctagctgccatagttctcgagatcccctcagtagacaacgaagtTTGCCCTCCCTGTACATAAAATGAGGAGAAAAGTTTGTTGCGTAACAAATTTTAGTGGTTGTTTTTTCTACCTCTTGCTATCATAGGGAaacaccaaaaaattttttttaatcgcCTCCCCACTCCCACAGAATGACTGCtgaatttcagttttctgcttgctaaaaaaaattttaaatatctttTCACGTGTCATTTTTCGGCACCCAAGCATGGGCAGCTcaaaaaaagaatatatatgAAACTCCCACACTATTCCTTGACAAGGAATTactccttgaattttttcgcatcTATCcattcacatcctttatagtaAATAACTATTTCAGGAAAGTATGTATCCCAGATATTATAACATTTTCAGTAGTAAATACCTTACATAAAGAATGTTAGATAACGGAAATCATCAATATTTTGTCGTTTATATTCAATTGTCATTTAAACTTTCAAGATTATTCGAAAGAAcacacattgaaaaaaattaacataGCTACTTATAAATATCAAAGTTCCTTGAAAAGTTACATCACTCTCAACATTAAGGGTAAAGAAGCAATTCCAGTTATCATAAGAAGCTGAAATATAATTCCAAGCAAAAAAAGACATAATACAGAAAGTTATCATGGATGCTTATAAATATCTACTTCCTTAAAATGTCACGGTACTTTCAACATAAAGGGGCAATTCTGGAAATCCAGGTATTGACTCCTAATTGCTTTATAATGCGTTTTCACAATATTCTTCTCCTTCCACAATTTCTCACTATTTAAGTGCAGGGCAAAGTAATTTGGCTTCAGTATAGCTTTTAAAGTTTCAAAGTGCGGAATATTCTATTGAGTGTAATTTCTGTGAATCCTGAATTTTAGTGATTCATGTAGATTGACATCATTGAAGCCTTGAACGTAATAGATTTGTTGGACAAACGAAATTTAGCAGTAAGTagaatttattcaatatttcctgTAGTTTTTCCTCAACGGGTACCCTGAAATATTCATGATACCTTTATTCTTCCATCTTTATACCTGAAGACAGGGAGTAGACAAAAATtagatatatttcatgaataAAATCTTTTCTCAAATACATTTTTACcactcaatattttttgaatcgtACATATAGTTGTGCAGTTCATTCTTATCAtcaaatgaaacatttattttttatctTGATTAAACTAGATGATGGTTGAGTTAGCCAACTACGAACCAACGAAATGTTTTCAATCCACACAATATTTTCTTGCATATTTCACTCAACAGacaataaaaattcatcaattattTTTTAGTCCATATATTTGATACTCGTCGTTTCAAATTTCCCCCCTCTGCATATTTCTCCATATTGTTCATTCTTTGAAAGcaatttcttctatttttcagtCAAATTAGTCAATTTTGCTGCGGAGTAATTGGGAGAGGAGTATCCGATACTCTACACCACTTGATACTTGTAATATAACGAACATCCTTACATAACCTACTGCTGTTCTATCCTGATACTTCACCTTAGTTAGAAAACTAACAATGTATATTGGTATAAAAGATACCTATCAGTTTATCCACTTCTTTTAACAACATAATTTCGGGCTCATAATATTTcttttgattattattattcatattgattCTTCTTTAAATAACAACTATTTTTGATTAAATTTCGTGATGTTTTTCCATTgttctgaataaaaatttcgTAAGTTAGACTGTTTACGGGCGGATGGTCAGAATTCAATTTGTGTATTTTCCATGTGTTCTGTAAAAATCATGGCCCTATTTTGCGTCCCTATAGAACATTCGCATATTTTACAGGATGTTCATCACGCTATCAAACCTGCAAAATTTTCTCTTTCGTGGACGGGTTCCAAAATTTAATTGTTTTATTTGTGCCGAAATCGTGTTTTTAGTtgattcaaaattgaaattcacaTTTACCTTATCAAAATTAAGAAGATGACATTTCTTATTTGCTTCAGATTTTTTCTAATATTTATTGCGATTATTTCCAGATATGTCACGACTTGTGTCACGAGCGACTAAAAGGAAGCACATCATGAAGGAAGTGTATGACTACTCACCACCTGCCGAAAATCAGCAAATAGTTAAAATAACGGCAAGTAAAGGCAACAATCTACATGAAATAGAGACCGCTGATAAAACGAGGTTTCTTGTATCCATGCCAATGAGATACCGCAACTACATGTGGGTTAAAAGAGGTAGTTTCGTCATAATACAACCTATCCACGAAGGTGTTAAAGTCAAAGGTGAAATTGTGAGAGTTTTAATCAGCCAACATATAAACTATTTCAAGGAAGACAAAATATGGCCTGCTGCTTTCTATGACAAACGAGAATTGGAGGAGACTGATGAGGATAATGACGATGATATTCCAATGAATACTAATAGAGTACAAGTAATGATCGAGATCTCCAGTGAAAGTGATTCTAGTGAAGATGATTCAACTGTCAATGATCAAAGTGACGATGATGATAGTGCTAGTGAATCGTAACCAACTTGGTAATTTATAATTCGAATTGTAAATAAATTATGAActttttaataaatattttcctcaaaatctatgaatttcatttcaatatgaatCCCGTAATTATAATTCGTCTTAAGATAGGTAATGCAACTTTACTGCCAGTTGATGTTTTGTAACTGAACATGTTACTCAGCTTGGAACACTGTATGGTTATCAGATTGAAGATATGTGAATAAGTATATCAATGACTGGCCATTGATATAATGTGTGAATCAATCAAGCTCAGATCAAAACAAATTTGGTTCCCTACTTTGTATCATATATGTGggattaatgtttttttttagaattagaatatattcattttatatgtatataaacCTTCATAACAATATAAATATAAACAGGCCAGATAAAATGTAAAACTGAAATAAACTAACCTATCGGAATAGTTTGGAAAAATATATGATAAAAAACGATTGAAGCAATTCCTAATCAGAATAcaataaaacaaaattaacGAGAATCTCAAAAACCATAACAACAAGTTTGTTACGACCTTATTAGTTAATAAGGTCGTAATTTGTGGAGAAAAACTGATTATTTGTTGAGTAGAAATGTATCTCAATCTCTCAATGTAATCTTTTCAAAAACCAAAGTGGTATCTATACTGAATGAAAACTGTTCATATAAGAACTCTCTTTCTTCTGACTGTGGCACATCATAGAATAATAATAGGTTTTTTTAATGAATCAGTTTCAATGAACGGACATTTGAATTTGCTTGGGTGAACTTACTTTTCCTCATATAACTTTAAGCTCTTTTTAGTACCACAAGGGCATAGTAAGAAGAATTTTCGAACCATTTTTCACATCCGCAAGTAGTAATCCACCACTTATTAGTATTCCATAAATATGCTTAGATTTGGTAATATTCAAATCTTTTTGTCGATATAAATGGAAGTAAATTTCAGAGCACCAGACCTATGATAGTCCTTTGCAGCCTCGCAAAGTCTCACAGACTTTTGAACGTGGTTTCTCCAAAATATAAGGCGCTTCTGTCAATCAGGCAAGCTTAGCCAGTTTTATGTGAAAATGTTGGAATTCATCTTCCCCAGAATATTCTTTCGGAATATCATTTTTCGTTTCTTTTAATCAAAGCAaatttctgcattttctgaatgaatcatGAGGAAGTTGACTAACAATTCCTCAGAGTTCCTCCAATGTTCAGGAACGAGCTGATATGGGAAAGACAGTGAGTTTAACAAAAAATACCTTTAAAAACAAAATACTtcaagagtgtttcaaaatcacgacctcaatctgaataccaagacagctgtttacaaagcagtcatcctcccaacgcttctttacggaagcgaaagctggacgccctacaggcgacatattaaacagcttgaacaaacgcaacaacgtcatctaagacagataatgcacatcagatggttccacaaagtttcgaatgcagaaggcttgcaacgcgcgagttgtacaacaattgagactcaaataacgagagcccgactcagatggagcggccacattctgaggatgcaagacacgagactcctcaaaatagctctgtatggcgaattcacagagggaacccgaaaaccaggaggccggtatatatatatatgcgagTTTTATTACACCATTTGGCGTCTCCCGCATCCTAGCTTCCAGGTCTGCCTGTCTTTCCAATCTTCATCATCCAATCCTCGTCTGTTCATTGCATCTTCTACCCCCACTCTCCATGATAATCGGGGCCTCCCTCTTTTCCTTCTAGCCACTGGCTGCCATTTCCAAATTCTCTGTGGCCATCTATTCTCTTGCATCCGCCTCATGTGGCCATACCAATTCAGTCTTTTAGCCTCTATTGTTTCTATTATATCAGTACTCACTTCGGCCCTACTTCTTATTTCTTCATTCCTCACTTTATCCAATAGTGTTAGTCCACAACTTCGCCGCCAATAGTCCATCTCCATCGCCCTCAACTTCTTCGCGTTTCCGTCAGAAATTTCCCACACTTCAGACCCATATGCGGCGATACTCTCTACCACAGTTTTATATATGCGCCTTTTGACATCCCTCGATAAATTCCTACTCCAAATAAGCGGGTGTAGCTGTCGGATGGCTGATCTACCCTTCGCTATTCTATTTGCAATTTCTGGTGAGCTGCCCCCATTCTCCGATATAAGGGTTCCTAGATATGTGTACTTCTCACAACGTCTCACAATTGACCCATCGTCCATTACAAGATCTTCAGATTTTCCTCCGACACTCATGTATTCGGTTTTATCAAAGTTTATATCCATTCCCCACTTGGAGTATTCCTCGTGCAGTTTTCGGAGCATGTACGAAGCATCCTCTCTGTCTCCAGCAAAAACAACCTGATCGTCAGCAAAATTTAGCGAAAACAGCGTGTTTCCATCAATCTGGACACCCATGCCTCCACATTTCCTACGCCAAAGTTGCAGCGCTTCATTGAGGTATATTCTGAAGAGAGTCGGTGCCATGCAACATCCCTGTCGGAGACCTTTGTTAACGGGGAATTCTTCAGATAGAAACTTTCCCTGTTTTGCTTGACTCGTGTTATCGCTATAAAGATCCTTTATAGCTTTAATAAGGTATGGACTTACATCTTGTCTCTCCATAGCTATCCACAGTTTCGACAATGGTATGCTATCATACGCTTTGCATAGATCTAtaaatacaaggtgagtctCCAAATTGAATGCAAGTCGTTTATCTGTTAGTTGTCTGATACTGAAGATGTTGTCGATACATGAGCGACCCGCCCTAAAACCACTTTGCTCCTCGACATCCACAAAGTCTTTCTCAAGGCGGAATTTCAGTACTTTGCCATATATTCGACCGATACTACTCAAGACAGTTATACCTCTGTAGTTAGAACATTGCTTTCTATCACCTTTCTTGTAGATGCTGCTAATATACCCCTTCTTGAAGTCGCTAGGTAGTTCTTCTCCGTCTAGGCATCGGTTATAGAGTTCTGCTAGGAGTTCCAGCAATGTGTTGGGGCCATTCTTTATGAGCTCAACACTAACAGCACCGGGGCCTGGCGCTCTACCATTTTTCATAGTTCTGACAGCcttttcaatttcctgggttGTTATCTTTTCCAAATTGTGCGCCGTGTGAACTCTGTTGGACGTTGTTGGTGTATTAAAATCGACATTGAAATGCTGTCGGTCTTCTCTCATTAACTGTGAGTAATAAGTTTTCCACTGCTCCAGATTTATGAGATGAACCGAAGTGTCGTTTTTTTGATTCGATCTGAGACTTCTTAATAGTTTCCACGACTCTCTTGTTCTTGTACCGCCTATATGTTGATTGATCTCCTCACATGTCCTCTCCCACGCGTCATTCTTTGCCTTTATTATTTCCTTCTTGGTTTCTCTGCTTATACGATTATATTGTTTTCTGTCTTCGTTGTCCTGTGTCAGCAGCCAAACATTATATGCCCGTTTCTTTTCTTTGACTTTTTGAGCTATAGAGCTATTCCACCAAAGGTCccctttttttgttttctgtgttttttcttttttccccaAACTTTCGTTTGCGGCCTGATGGATGGACTGCACTATTTCATCATAGAGAGATTGGGAAGTCATAGTGGCATATTCAATATGGGATAACTTCTCACTTAATCTCAGTTTGTATAAGAAAACTGTTGACGGGTCTTTCAATGAGTGTAGATTGTAATTAAGGTCTGGTATTtgtctgaatttttcttcctcaTCTGCACTTCGTTTCGCGTTAACAAATGGCAGGTAAATTTCCGACTTCAACAAAAAATGATCTGAGTTGCACTCTGCTCCCCTATAGACTCTCACATTCTCTACCTTTATTCTGTTGTCTTGTCTACCTACTATGTAGTCTATAATTGATTTGAGCTCTCCCCGTGTCCACGTATATTTGTGTATACTCTTATGTTTGAAAAAACCATTCCATATCTTCAACCCATACTGTTCACATATTTCTATCAGCCGTTCTCCATTATTGTTCAGGTGATCCTCCCCGTACCTTCCTATTATTTTGCTTTGTATGCAACGTCCTACTCTACCGTTAAGATCTCCCATCATAAATACATCCTTCCTCTGTGCTATTCCATCCAAAGTGTTCGTTAAGTGGTTAAAAAAAGTTGTTTTCTCCTTTTCTGGAGCACTGTCACTAGGGGCGTATACACCTAATATAACCAAGTCTATTCCTTTAACCTTAAGTTCCACAGTAACGATGTTCTCATTAACAAATGTCCAGTTCTTAATATTTTTTCTCAAACTGTTTTTTAGGACGATGGAGACTCCCCTTTTTGCTCGACATTCTTTATTTACACCACTATATATATGGAGAAAGTCTTTAACCTCTTCAATTCCTTGgcctttcttttttgtttcagagagtACTGCAATGTCCACTTTCTGATGTTGCAATTCCACAAATACCTCTGTTTTCTTATTACCCAGACCTTGAACGGTCCATGTACCAATTTTCATATTCCTTTTCCGTTTGCTATGTCGTTTCCCAAATAATCCGTCCGGCTTTCCATCTGTACTAGGATATTTAGCGTAAGAAATGTTTCACGGGTGAAGGGTTGCTAGCCCCACGCCCCAACCCCCACACTTGGAGGACCAGGTAATTTTTTGTCAAGGTGTTCTTCCTCTAGCCTTTGATGATCCAACATCCAACTACAAGGCAGCAGCTTCGCCGAACTCTGGCAGAGGCCCTAACAGGGTACTATCATCCGGGCCAGATGAACCCTGGTTTTTTTACGAGGTTGTTACTCCTCCCCCTCACCCTTTTTTCAACCTGGCTTGGGACAGGCTTTGACAGGAGGCcggtataagcggtttaaggatatactacatcaatccctaacaTCAGTCaatgtcaatcataactgggaacaactagcgttggacaggtcacagtggaggtctttggtacacagttataatggagactcgggaaggattcagcggcggccagatctggttgctgactatccatgccctgagtgtggaaggatctgcaggttacggttgggtctcttcagttacAGGAGGGTACACAGTCGTAACTAGTCCTTAGaaaagtctgttcgcacctttaaattttttttttttgtctttttgtatatttattcccggtaacgggatacagcaatgaatgaatgactcgAAAATATTTGCTCTTTGTGTGCTTCAAAGAAGATCACCATATTTTTGGAACTGATGGTAATTTACTATagctttttttttcgatttgcattctcgaaaaaattttttattttacttgTCCTATAtctacattgtaaatgtcttgagggatcaataaatatataattattattatatcgaagtattcaaaataaacagccttaaatacgagccagttgtcctgttaattcatgaaaatttttatttaaaggtgaagtttctCTTGCCTTCAAACTTCCTTTAACAAGAATGttattatccgttaattccttcaacaaaaattatcttgcatcaatagatGTCAAAAGAATCataggaagtttcaaggcaagaggaattaacaatcaacaggacaactggctcgtatttatggctgtttattttcaatacttcgatataataataattatatatttattgaacccttaagacatttacaatgtataggaaaaGTAAAAGTTATAGGTATTTCAGCTAACAGATGAAATTATATGAACGgaaagtttcaattcgtatGATAGAGATGGAGATTCATTGGGAGTATACAATTTTGAGGacaatggtttcatagaattctatcaaatATAAACATTTTAATAAAATGGCGATTTTGCCTTGAGTAGGaaagtaatatatcgacatatatatatttttgaaaagctaattttttttggatgatatgactacaaaaaaataatgcattcgtattcaaaataaataagttgtttttttttcacccttagtacaagacatacaaaaaagttgaatatagtATCGTATATCCAATGAAGAAATGGCTGTAGAAAGTTTTCACCGTTTTTAGATTTTTCGTAAATAAAGAAGTTAcagcacattttcgaaatcgacaaaatatcagaatttggtcatatcttcgaaacaaatgaagatatcgtgaaacggttttcagtAATGGACTTCTCACGAAAATCGAGAACAGGATTTCTTTCAaagtttttacctatctagtctgGAAGTAACAgacagaaacagccaaaatcaagcaatttgggatacgcTGTACAATCTTAATATTCTAAATGAATATATTCATAAATAAACTTCCTTTATTTATCATGAAATTTATATTCTGGCAGTGGATGATATAAAAAATTAGGAGGAAATCTGTGAAAATTATTGCGACTCGATAGTCCGGGAAGGCCAATAAAAATTCTTTTCATCTCGGGGTGAGAATCCAACATCACCAAATTAATGTCGAAATTGTAACTGAACAAACAGGGCAACTTTTCTGCTGTACTATTTCATTTTCTACTTGGTTCATTTCAGGTGATGAAAATAGGTGTTTTTTCGTGATTCCCATTTTGACCGACACGACTGTCATGCTTTTTCGAAGAAACTATAATATAATGCACTGATTACTATGACTGTATATGCAGACTAAACATTCACTTTGATATATTGTCTTTATATACTTTACTTTTTTATTAAGTGCATGTGCATCGATATTTTACTCATTTGACCAACCAATTTCACGTAgctaaaaaataaatgaatggatTATAGCTTAATCTGATAACTGTATATTATAGTTCCTCCATTCGGACTAGGCTAATCTATATTGGGCTGAACGCTTCTCCAATTCTTAGATAAATAAAGGTTGAGTTGAATGCAAAGTAACTCTGTATAGTGGAATACATGAAGATGATGATAAAGATGTTTATGTTGATGACAAAAATCTCAGTTAAATTCCATTCAAAATGGCAAACGTTCTAGAAATTTATATTAGGGAGCAATGGTTTCTAGAAAATTTTCCTCTTTCAATTGCAGATCCAATAGGATTCCCAGAATCTCAAGGGCCATTAGAATATAGTGAAAGTTGTGCGGCACTGTTGAAAGACTATAAGCCATTTAATTACCTACCATTTTTGTATTCAGGTCTTTTAACTTGTCGGATTcttgtttatttttcacaatGATTGTTATTTCCATAGAATTTGTTATCAAATAAATTTGACGACGTATTCATAATCCTTCGATAAAAATAAGCTTTTATGAGATTTAAATAGCTGGGCAAATGTCAAGTGAAATAGTGGTGAAGTTGCTGTAAAAATAAATTCGGTATATCAAGAATCTGCAGAAATGATTGAACAAAAAATGGATGCACATTTTACACCAACACATATTAGACTATAGCGAGCTTAGAATCTGTCCATAATCAATCTAAGGTTTTAGCAATTTatataccattgaaaaattactATTGAATTCATTAAGTTTATATATTATCCCACTCAGATGATTATAACGTGTCCAAACGGAAGCTTTATTTATCATTAATAGATAATTTCCTGTTTACAGCCGAAAAGTTCCTTTCTTTATTTCGCCCTTCGTGCTATAGGCACAAATTTACATTCACAACCGATAAACTG from Coccinella septempunctata chromosome 1, icCocSept1.1, whole genome shotgun sequence includes:
- the LOC123306968 gene encoding probable RNA-binding protein EIF1AD, with protein sequence MKEVYDYSPPAENQQIVKITASKGNNLHEIETADKTRFLVSMPMRYRNYMWVKRGSFVIIQPIHEGVKVKGEIVRVLISQHINYFKEDKIWPAAFYDKRELEETDEDNDDDIPMNTNRVQVMIEISSESDSSEDDSTVNDQSDDDDSASES